The following are from one region of the Salmo salar chromosome ssa27, Ssal_v3.1, whole genome shotgun sequence genome:
- the rpl14 gene encoding large ribosomal subunit protein eL14, with translation MVFKRYVEIGRVAYISFGPHAGSLVAIVDVIDQNRALVDGPCTGVKRQSMPFKCMQLTDYVIKVPHSARQKFVKRAWEKAQVTEKWAESNWAKKIEARQKRAQMSDFDRFKVMKAKRMRNKIIKHEVKKLQKEAAKKA, from the exons ATG GTGTTCAAGCGCTACGTCGAGATTGGCCGCGTCGCCTACATCTCTTTCGGACCCCACGCAGGGAGCCTGGTGGCCATCGTCGATGTCATCGACCAAAACAGA GCGCTGGTGGATGGTCCCTGCACAGGGGTGAAGAGGCAGTCGATGCCTTTCAAGTGCATGCAGCTCACTGACTACGTCATCAAAGTACCACACAG CGCTCGTCAGAAGTTTGTGAAACGCGCCTGGGAGAAGGCCCAAGTCACTGAGAAGTGGGCAGAAAGCAACTGGGCCAAGAAGATAGAAGCCAGACAAAAG AGGGCCCAGATGTCCGACTTTGACCGCTTCAAGGTGATGAAGGCCAAAAGGATG AGGAACAAGATCATCAAGCATGAGGTGAAAAAGCTGCAGAAAGAGGCAGCAAAGAAGGCGTGA